In Pseudoalteromonas sp. NC201, a single window of DNA contains:
- a CDS encoding PhoH family protein: protein MVKQDKDHKVYVLDTNVLLHEPLAYLSFQEHDVVIPMTVLEELDHIKDRKSDVSRDARVAIRGLDDVLRDATPEQMLEGVALPTLRIESHRTPCSGKLIIVNDHLFPDSISGLPGNENDHRIINCAVHLQTQYSDKKVVLVTKDINMRLKAKGAGLKYVEDYRTDQLIDDIALLTSGFKKVEGDFWQNVGECQTQQEGRYTVHDVPKSLVPDVFCNEYLIDDTNHFAARVVGYDSEHIRLKDLGVERLMHRQAWGVKPKNINQGMALDALLDTDIELVILTGPAGCGKTLLALASALEMIIEKGIYDKVIVTRNTPEIAESIGFLPGTEEEKMAPWLAAITDTLEVLHKHDESPVTSRNYIMEKANIQFKSVNFMRGRSIQNAVVILDESQNLTASQLKTIITRCGEGTKLICTGNLAQIDSNYLTPVTSGLTYIVERFKDFEGSATINLNGVVRSRLASFAEENL from the coding sequence ATGGTAAAACAAGACAAAGACCATAAAGTGTACGTGCTCGACACCAACGTACTTCTCCATGAACCACTCGCTTACCTTTCCTTCCAAGAACACGATGTTGTGATTCCCATGACTGTCCTTGAAGAACTCGATCACATTAAAGATCGAAAGAGTGACGTGAGCCGAGACGCAAGAGTTGCCATTCGTGGGTTAGATGATGTGCTTCGCGATGCAACACCAGAGCAAATGCTAGAGGGGGTAGCGCTACCAACATTGAGGATAGAAAGTCACCGAACGCCTTGTTCAGGTAAATTGATTATTGTAAACGATCACTTGTTTCCTGATTCCATCTCCGGGTTACCCGGCAACGAAAATGATCACCGCATTATTAATTGTGCGGTACATTTGCAAACTCAGTACAGCGACAAAAAAGTGGTGCTGGTTACCAAAGACATCAATATGAGACTGAAAGCGAAAGGCGCTGGACTCAAGTATGTTGAAGATTATCGTACCGATCAGCTGATTGACGACATTGCGCTTTTAACCAGTGGCTTTAAAAAGGTTGAAGGCGATTTTTGGCAAAATGTTGGTGAGTGTCAAACGCAGCAGGAAGGGCGATACACGGTTCATGATGTGCCAAAATCACTCGTACCAGATGTGTTCTGTAATGAGTATCTGATAGATGATACTAATCACTTCGCAGCTCGGGTTGTGGGATACGATTCTGAGCACATTCGATTAAAAGACTTAGGCGTTGAACGTTTGATGCACCGTCAAGCATGGGGAGTGAAACCGAAGAATATCAACCAAGGTATGGCGCTGGATGCATTACTTGATACTGACATTGAGCTGGTGATATTAACAGGACCTGCGGGGTGCGGAAAAACCTTATTGGCGCTTGCCAGTGCGCTTGAAATGATCATCGAAAAAGGAATTTACGACAAGGTAATTGTGACGCGAAATACGCCTGAAATAGCTGAAAGTATTGGCTTTTTACCAGGCACGGAAGAAGAGAAAATGGCCCCTTGGCTTGCGGCAATCACAGATACCTTAGAAGTGCTTCACAAACACGATGAAAGCCCAGTGACTAGCCGAAACTATATTATGGAAAAGGCGAACATTCAGTTCAAATCGGTGAACTTTATGCGTGGCCGAAGTATTCAAAATGCAGTCGTTATTTTAGATGAGAGCCAAAACTTAACGGCATCACAGTTAAAAACCATCATCACTCGCTGCGGTGAGGGAACCAAATTAATTTGTACGGGAAACCTCGCCCAGATTGATAGTAATTATCTCACCCCAGTGACATCAGGATTAACTTATATTGTCGAGCGCTTTAAAGACTTTGAAGGTAGCGCTACCATTAACTTAAACGGTGTAGTACGAAGCCGCTTGGCAAGTTTTGCTGAAGAAAATTTATAA
- the rapA gene encoding RNA polymerase-associated protein RapA → MNFSLGQRWISDTESDLGLGTIVALEGRQVTILFPASGESRVYSVQEAPVTRVVFNPGDVIRHVEEWELRVDSVEEQDGLFCYHGTRVDNEEETSFKETFLDHFLKFNKPQDRLFAGQIDRFDRYTLRYQTWQHQFDKEQSHLKGLIGQRASLIPHQLYIADEVGKRFAPRVLLSDEVGLGKTIEAGMILHQQILSGRANRVLIVVPENLQHQWLVEMLRRFNLHFSIFDEERCSEAYADAPNVFETEQLVLVSLEFITKKRRWFEQATLADWDLLIVDEAHHLTVTKEKPSTEYQRIAELSQDIPGLILLTATPDQLGHRSHFARLQLLDPDRFYDYDVFVEEESHYKEVAEAANNLLQDKKLDAKEEQTLCTLLKETDISELLAKAQSGDSDAKAEILSMLLDRHGTGRILFRNSRSGIDGYPSRLLHQYPVPLPKQYKTAMSVMGNIGGIQSPEFNAMRALFPEKIFQEFEGEGSSWAQFDPRVEWLIAKLKELKHEKVLLICAKAETAISLEQVLREREAIKAAVFHEGMSIIERDRAAAFFADEYDSAQVLLCSEIGSEGRNFQFSHHLVLFDLPLNPDLLEQRIGRLDRIGQKHDINIHVPYFESTAQEVLLRWYHEGLDAFETTSTTGQMLYKSFSDDLLALIAEHNCDEDELDPLLEQAAKENAQLRTKMEQGRDRLLELHSSGQGKTDNIVAELEALDNDVILPAFMINVFDTFGVNQEDKGENTIILKPTEHMLNPSFPCLKDDGITVTFDRNTSLSQEDAHFISWDHPMVSGVMDMICNDDFGCASVALLKNNKLPVGTFFVEMIFVAEASAPKSLQVGRFLPPTPIRVLMDKGGNDLAQNVAFDAFNQQLSAVGRQTGSKLVNALQSAIHPLITQAGDIAQTQLESIQANAMDKMQKQLGDEQGRLQALKAINPNIRDEEVQVFDKQRAELSTHIEKAQLKLDAIRLIVVANQ, encoded by the coding sequence ATGAATTTTTCCTTAGGTCAGCGCTGGATCAGTGATACGGAATCAGATTTGGGATTAGGTACAATAGTGGCACTTGAGGGGCGTCAAGTGACTATTTTATTTCCCGCTAGCGGAGAAAGCCGTGTTTACTCAGTACAGGAAGCGCCTGTAACTCGAGTTGTATTCAACCCAGGCGATGTGATCCGCCATGTTGAAGAGTGGGAACTACGTGTTGACAGCGTGGAAGAGCAAGATGGACTATTTTGCTATCATGGTACTCGAGTTGATAATGAAGAAGAGACTTCATTCAAAGAGACCTTTCTTGATCACTTCCTCAAGTTCAATAAACCTCAAGATCGTCTATTTGCAGGCCAAATCGACCGTTTTGATCGCTACACACTGCGCTATCAAACTTGGCAACACCAGTTTGATAAAGAACAATCTCACCTTAAAGGATTGATAGGTCAGCGCGCTAGCCTTATTCCACACCAGCTCTATATTGCCGATGAAGTCGGTAAGCGCTTCGCACCTCGCGTACTTCTGTCTGATGAAGTAGGCCTAGGTAAAACCATTGAAGCAGGCATGATTTTACACCAGCAAATTCTCTCTGGTCGTGCCAACCGCGTGTTGATTGTGGTTCCAGAAAACTTACAACACCAATGGTTAGTTGAGATGCTACGCCGCTTTAACCTACACTTCTCTATTTTTGACGAAGAGCGTTGTAGCGAAGCTTATGCAGATGCACCGAATGTATTCGAAACAGAACAACTAGTACTGGTTAGCCTAGAGTTTATTACCAAAAAGCGCCGCTGGTTTGAACAAGCCACACTCGCTGATTGGGATCTACTGATTGTTGATGAAGCACACCATCTGACGGTCACAAAGGAAAAGCCAAGCACTGAATATCAACGTATTGCTGAGCTTTCTCAGGACATTCCTGGACTTATCTTGTTGACTGCAACACCTGACCAACTGGGTCACCGCAGTCACTTTGCGCGTTTACAGCTACTCGATCCAGACCGCTTCTACGACTACGACGTGTTCGTTGAAGAAGAAAGTCATTATAAAGAAGTCGCAGAAGCCGCAAACAACTTACTGCAAGACAAAAAGTTAGATGCAAAAGAAGAACAAACACTTTGTACACTGCTAAAAGAAACCGATATTTCTGAGCTACTAGCAAAGGCACAAAGTGGCGATAGCGACGCCAAAGCTGAAATCTTGTCTATGCTACTAGACCGTCATGGTACTGGCCGTATTCTATTTAGAAATAGCCGCAGTGGCATTGATGGCTACCCAAGTCGTTTGTTACATCAATACCCAGTACCTTTACCGAAGCAATACAAAACAGCAATGTCGGTAATGGGTAACATTGGTGGTATTCAAAGTCCTGAATTTAACGCGATGCGTGCTTTGTTCCCTGAAAAAATCTTCCAAGAGTTTGAAGGTGAAGGAAGCAGCTGGGCGCAGTTTGACCCGCGCGTCGAGTGGTTGATTGCTAAATTAAAAGAGTTAAAGCACGAAAAAGTACTGCTTATTTGTGCCAAAGCGGAAACCGCAATTAGCCTTGAACAAGTATTACGTGAGCGCGAAGCGATTAAAGCGGCGGTGTTCCACGAAGGCATGTCTATCATCGAGCGCGACCGCGCAGCAGCGTTTTTTGCTGATGAATATGATAGCGCGCAAGTATTGCTCTGCTCTGAAATTGGCTCTGAAGGTCGTAACTTCCAGTTCTCACATCATTTGGTGCTATTTGACCTACCGCTTAACCCTGATTTACTTGAGCAACGTATTGGTCGTCTTGACCGCATTGGTCAAAAGCACGACATTAATATTCACGTGCCTTACTTTGAAAGTACCGCACAAGAAGTATTACTACGTTGGTATCACGAGGGCTTAGATGCGTTTGAAACCACCAGCACCACGGGGCAAATGCTGTATAAGTCTTTCTCTGATGATTTGTTAGCGCTGATCGCTGAGCACAACTGTGACGAAGACGAATTAGATCCTCTATTGGAGCAAGCCGCAAAAGAAAATGCTCAGCTGCGCACAAAGATGGAGCAAGGTCGAGACCGCCTACTTGAGCTTCACTCAAGTGGTCAAGGTAAAACAGATAATATCGTTGCTGAACTTGAGGCACTTGATAACGACGTCATTTTGCCTGCGTTTATGATTAATGTGTTTGATACTTTTGGTGTTAACCAAGAAGACAAAGGCGAGAATACGATTATTCTCAAACCTACCGAGCACATGCTTAACCCTTCTTTCCCTTGTTTGAAAGACGATGGCATCACAGTGACTTTTGACCGTAACACCTCACTGTCACAAGAAGACGCGCATTTCATCAGCTGGGATCACCCCATGGTCAGCGGCGTAATGGATATGATCTGTAACGATGACTTTGGTTGTGCGTCAGTGGCACTGCTTAAAAACAACAAGCTACCTGTCGGTACTTTCTTTGTTGAAATGATCTTCGTTGCAGAAGCTTCTGCGCCTAAGTCTCTTCAAGTAGGTCGCTTTTTACCGCCAACACCAATTCGTGTTCTAATGGATAAAGGTGGCAATGACTTAGCCCAAAACGTGGCGTTTGATGCATTCAATCAACAGCTTTCTGCCGTTGGCAGACAAACCGGCAGCAAGCTAGTTAATGCGCTACAAAGCGCTATTCACCCGCTTATTACTCAAGCTGGCGATATTGCACAAACTCAACTTGAAAGTATTCAAGCCAACGCGATGGATAAAATGCAAAAGCAATTAGGTGATGAGCAAGGTCGTTTACAAGCACTTAAGGCTATCAATCCGAACATCCGTGATGAAGAAGTTCAAGTATTTGATAAACAAAGGGCTGAGCTGAGCACACACATTGAAAAAGCGCAGCTTAAGTTGGATGCGATTCGTTTAATTGTGGTTGCAAACCAGTAA
- the rluA gene encoding bifunctional tRNA pseudouridine(32) synthase/23S rRNA pseudouridine(746) synthase RluA, with protein MLLNYAPPLSPYLDILYQDEDMLVINKPSGLLTVPGKDPKHWDCAIARVNFVYPTARIVHRLDMATSGVLCLAMNKAAHRHLSIQFQDRLTRKHYIARVHGKLQQQTGSVDLPLVCDWPNRPKQMVCHETGKPSLTHFEVMEYEAQATRVKLIPITGRSHQLRVHMLSLGHVILGDRLYATGEALAAASRLQLHAEMLQISHPTTAEMMAFTAPVPF; from the coding sequence GTGTTACTAAATTACGCTCCCCCCCTTTCTCCCTATCTTGATATTTTGTACCAAGATGAAGATATGCTGGTGATCAACAAACCAAGCGGGTTACTCACCGTACCTGGTAAAGATCCAAAGCATTGGGACTGCGCTATCGCCAGAGTGAATTTTGTCTACCCTACGGCAAGAATTGTGCATCGCCTTGATATGGCAACATCCGGCGTGCTGTGCCTTGCTATGAATAAAGCAGCGCATCGCCATCTGAGCATTCAATTTCAAGACCGCTTAACCCGCAAACACTACATCGCCCGAGTTCATGGTAAATTACAACAGCAAACGGGTTCTGTTGATTTACCGCTGGTGTGTGATTGGCCTAACCGCCCAAAGCAAATGGTTTGTCATGAGACCGGTAAACCTTCGTTAACGCATTTTGAAGTCATGGAATATGAAGCACAGGCAACACGCGTTAAGCTAATCCCCATCACAGGACGTTCTCATCAACTCAGAGTACATATGCTTTCGCTTGGGCACGTTATCCTAGGTGATAGGCTATACGCTACGGGAGAGGCGTTAGCGGCGGCTTCACGTCTACAGTTGCATGCAGAGATGCTGCAAATTTCGCATCCAACAACTGCTGAGATGATGGCCTTTACCGCACCGGTTCCTTTCTAA
- a CDS encoding L-cystine transporter, with product MSFAVIAAFAVFIAILFGLYRFQQRSETLSRTVLLGLVAGSLFGLALQFVFSGDLTTKQTVLDWVAIVGSGYVNLLKMVIMPLVLVSMIAAVVKLDNQGSLGKISFVTIAILVFTTAIAALIGIFITQAFGLSAQGLVEGARETARIAVLEERATTVADLTIPQMLLSFVPTNPFADLTGERSTSIIAVVIFGVLTGIAARRAIMEESDLSSPIKNAVEGAQAVVLRLVRMIIALTPYGVAGLMAKVIATSSMADIISLLGFIIASYVAILLMFVVHGLLVTLVGENPKHFFQKIWPVLTFAFTSRSSAATIPLNVEAQIHKLNVPPAIANLSASFGATIGQNGCAGIYPAMLAVMVAPTVGIDPFALDFIVSLVAMVAISSFGIAGVGGGATFAALVVLPAMGLPVTIAALLISIEPLIDMARTALNVSGSMTAGTVTSRLLKQKHTNEAI from the coding sequence ATGTCTTTTGCTGTTATCGCCGCGTTTGCGGTTTTTATTGCCATACTTTTCGGTCTTTATCGCTTTCAACAGCGCTCCGAAACCCTGTCACGAACGGTATTACTAGGCTTAGTTGCGGGTAGCCTATTTGGACTCGCCTTACAATTTGTTTTCTCAGGTGATTTAACCACCAAACAGACCGTACTAGATTGGGTTGCGATTGTTGGTAGCGGCTATGTCAATCTTCTCAAAATGGTGATTATGCCATTGGTCTTAGTTTCTATGATTGCCGCGGTCGTAAAATTAGATAATCAAGGCTCTCTTGGAAAGATCTCGTTTGTCACCATCGCAATTTTAGTTTTTACCACGGCCATTGCAGCGCTCATTGGTATTTTTATCACTCAAGCATTTGGTTTAAGCGCACAAGGCTTAGTTGAAGGTGCACGCGAAACGGCCAGAATAGCGGTACTTGAAGAACGTGCAACAACCGTTGCCGATTTAACCATTCCACAAATGCTGCTTAGCTTTGTACCAACCAATCCGTTTGCTGACTTGACTGGCGAGCGCTCGACCTCGATTATCGCAGTGGTGATTTTTGGTGTGTTAACTGGTATTGCTGCTCGTAGAGCCATCATGGAAGAGTCAGATTTAAGTAGTCCAATAAAAAATGCAGTTGAAGGCGCACAGGCAGTTGTGTTGAGATTAGTACGTATGATCATCGCCCTTACACCTTATGGTGTAGCTGGTTTGATGGCCAAAGTGATCGCCACATCAAGCATGGCTGACATTATTAGCTTACTCGGTTTTATTATTGCCTCTTACGTTGCCATTTTACTGATGTTTGTGGTGCATGGCTTACTAGTTACTTTGGTTGGTGAAAACCCAAAGCATTTCTTCCAAAAAATTTGGCCTGTTTTAACTTTTGCTTTCACCTCTAGAAGCTCCGCGGCAACTATCCCATTGAATGTTGAAGCGCAGATCCACAAGCTTAATGTTCCCCCTGCGATTGCAAACCTTTCTGCATCGTTTGGTGCGACAATCGGACAAAATGGCTGCGCTGGCATTTATCCTGCAATGCTTGCTGTAATGGTTGCGCCGACTGTAGGAATTGACCCGTTCGCACTCGACTTTATTGTCTCATTAGTGGCTATGGTTGCAATTAGTTCGTTTGGTATTGCGGGTGTTGGAGGTGGTGCCACTTTCGCGGCGTTGGTGGTACTGCCTGCGATGGGACTACCAGTGACAATTGCAGCGCTGCTTATTTCTATTGAGCCACTAATTGATATGGCAAGAACGGCACTCAATGTATCGGGCTCAATGACCGCAGGTACAGTGACAAGTCGCTTGTTAAAGCAAAAGCATACCAACGAAGCTATTTAG
- a CDS encoding response regulator, translating into MVHHHDLIKQLHSVNYILVADDDFDDQELIRDAFEDNGVMEAKLQFVSDGVELIEKLNSTELLPSLIILDLNMPRKSGKDVLAEMRGAANLKHIPVIMFSTSDSELDIKQCYLLGANSYMTKPSQYHELVDSMKSLLSFWLGTAKLVID; encoded by the coding sequence ATGGTTCATCATCATGATTTAATTAAACAGCTTCACTCTGTAAACTATATCTTGGTTGCGGATGATGATTTCGACGACCAAGAATTAATCCGTGATGCATTTGAAGACAACGGCGTGATGGAGGCTAAGTTACAATTCGTAAGTGATGGCGTTGAGTTGATTGAGAAACTCAATAGCACTGAGCTATTACCTAGCCTTATTATTCTTGATTTAAATATGCCACGAAAAAGCGGTAAAGATGTATTGGCTGAGATGCGCGGGGCTGCAAACCTTAAGCATATTCCGGTTATTATGTTCAGTACATCGGATTCTGAGCTAGATATAAAACAGTGTTACTTGCTTGGGGCAAATTCTTATATGACCAAACCGTCTCAATATCATGAGCTGGTTGATTCAATGAAGTCCTTGCTGTCCTTTTGGCTTGGCACTGCAAAGCTCGTGATCGATTAG
- a CDS encoding ATP-binding protein, whose product MEKFEATLDNCHKEPIHIPGSIQPHGYLLLFDTNTLTLRYFSENFAELVGLEPSALVNTHAETIFESPFFELLASNANSSEIHRLNPMTATIKTKDAKWVELSVVASQNEAGLILELEQNTAQGVEINHSMQHLMKHSLSSMVDSQSLQASFEMAVEEIRELTQFDRVMLYKFDHEYNGEVVAESKRNDLNSFLNQHFPESDIPKQARALYLRNPIRLLADVDSENSLLYPQDKPIDLSACILRSVSPIHCQYLRNMGVQATMSISIIVAGKLWGLIACHHYEKHVVPFNIREVAQYMGLMLSYLISLKISSLEAMAEAKALTLSSSVTERMAKEIFFVDGLRYESAALQEMMKSSGVAWRVESDLECYGQTPAKADIESIYRWLAEHQLGDDSIFYCHSLGELNETFKVFAKTASGVLLMPLSADANHFIMWFRKEVIQTKNWGGKPEKSIEFLDDGSHRLMPRSSFKLWVENVKCKSHPWTEAEVSCALKFRNTLVNYVLAKSERYKKLNAILEQKVTKRTEALENEITSRRTAEQLLTIALEKAHESNQELERFAFLASHDLQEPLRKIQMFGDRIQCSAEGLNERHASYLKRMMDSAERMQKLIKGLLSFSRIDRKGESFKSFDGDNALAETLLDLELVIKESNAQVDTTGLGDVFGDRRQLQRVLLNLINNGIKFSAPERTPRVSISSERKANELIVAVKDNGIGFDPEFSEQIFNLFERLHGRSAYAGTGLGLAICKKIVERHHGRIWVETEVGQGSTFYFSLPISAQES is encoded by the coding sequence GTGGAGAAGTTCGAAGCAACACTAGACAATTGTCATAAAGAGCCAATTCATATTCCAGGTTCAATTCAGCCGCATGGCTATTTATTGCTATTCGACACCAACACATTAACACTACGCTACTTTAGCGAAAATTTTGCCGAACTTGTAGGGCTTGAGCCTAGCGCTTTAGTCAATACTCATGCTGAAACGATTTTTGAGTCTCCTTTTTTTGAGTTGTTAGCCAGTAATGCTAACTCCTCTGAAATCCATCGTTTGAATCCGATGACGGCCACCATAAAAACCAAGGATGCAAAGTGGGTTGAACTTTCTGTAGTTGCAAGTCAAAACGAAGCTGGTCTCATTTTAGAGCTTGAGCAAAACACGGCGCAAGGCGTTGAAATCAATCATTCAATGCAACACCTTATGAAGCACTCACTGTCTAGTATGGTTGACTCTCAATCTTTACAAGCCTCGTTCGAGATGGCTGTGGAAGAAATTAGAGAGTTAACGCAATTTGACAGGGTGATGCTGTATAAATTTGATCACGAGTATAATGGTGAGGTGGTCGCAGAATCGAAGCGTAATGATCTTAATTCCTTTTTAAACCAACATTTTCCTGAGTCTGACATTCCAAAGCAAGCAAGAGCGCTATATTTAAGAAACCCTATTCGTTTGCTTGCTGATGTTGACAGTGAAAATTCACTGCTTTATCCGCAAGATAAGCCAATTGACTTAAGTGCCTGTATTTTACGTAGTGTTTCGCCAATTCACTGCCAATATTTACGTAATATGGGCGTTCAGGCAACCATGTCTATCAGCATTATCGTTGCTGGTAAGCTTTGGGGGCTGATTGCTTGCCACCACTACGAAAAGCACGTAGTGCCATTTAACATCCGTGAAGTCGCTCAGTATATGGGGCTGATGCTATCTTACTTAATTTCTCTTAAAATCTCGTCTTTAGAAGCAATGGCAGAAGCCAAAGCCCTGACATTGAGCTCGTCTGTTACTGAGCGTATGGCAAAAGAGATCTTTTTTGTAGATGGCTTGCGCTATGAATCCGCGGCATTGCAAGAAATGATGAAATCCAGCGGTGTTGCGTGGCGTGTTGAAAGTGATTTGGAGTGCTACGGGCAAACTCCTGCGAAGGCGGATATTGAGAGTATCTACCGCTGGCTTGCGGAGCATCAACTTGGTGATGACTCCATTTTTTATTGTCATAGCTTAGGTGAACTTAACGAAACATTTAAAGTCTTTGCTAAAACCGCGAGTGGCGTGCTATTGATGCCACTTTCTGCGGATGCTAATCACTTTATTATGTGGTTTAGAAAGGAAGTTATTCAAACCAAAAACTGGGGAGGGAAGCCTGAAAAATCCATTGAGTTTTTGGATGATGGTAGCCACCGTTTAATGCCGCGTAGTTCGTTTAAGTTGTGGGTCGAGAATGTTAAGTGCAAATCTCACCCTTGGACGGAAGCTGAAGTAAGTTGTGCATTGAAATTTCGTAATACGTTGGTTAATTATGTGTTGGCTAAATCAGAGCGATATAAAAAGCTCAATGCAATTCTAGAGCAAAAAGTTACTAAGCGTACCGAAGCGTTGGAAAATGAGATCACTTCGCGTCGTACTGCTGAGCAATTACTGACGATAGCACTTGAAAAAGCACATGAGTCGAATCAAGAGCTGGAGCGTTTTGCCTTTTTAGCATCCCATGATCTACAAGAGCCGCTTAGAAAAATCCAAATGTTCGGTGATCGGATCCAATGCTCTGCAGAGGGACTAAATGAAAGACATGCGTCCTACCTTAAGCGTATGATGGATTCTGCGGAGCGAATGCAAAAGTTGATCAAAGGGCTACTAAGTTTTTCACGGATTGACCGTAAAGGTGAGTCATTTAAATCATTTGATGGCGATAATGCGTTGGCTGAAACCTTACTGGATCTTGAGTTAGTGATTAAAGAGTCAAACGCTCAAGTGGATACCACAGGGCTTGGTGATGTTTTTGGAGACCGTAGGCAGTTGCAACGCGTGCTGCTAAACTTAATCAATAATGGGATTAAATTTAGTGCGCCAGAAAGAACGCCGCGGGTCTCGATTAGCAGCGAACGTAAAGCAAATGAACTGATCGTTGCCGTTAAGGATAACGGGATTGGTTTTGATCCTGAATTTAGTGAGCAGATCTTCAATCTTTTTGAAAGATTACATGGTCGTAGCGCATATGCCGGTACAGGACTTGGACTTGCTATTTGTAAAAAAATCGTCGAAAGACACCATGGTCGCATATGGGTCGAAACGGAAGTAGGGCAAGGCTCTACTTTCTATTTTAGCTTGCCGATTTCAGCGCAAGAGAGTTAA
- the yacG gene encoding DNA gyrase inhibitor YacG produces MTTTVKCPTCQQAVEWSDKSPFRPFCSKRCQLIDLGDWSDESNTISTPMKSGELTPQDAESLIEDIEAMLAKNNENFFKE; encoded by the coding sequence ATGACAACCACAGTAAAGTGTCCAACCTGCCAACAGGCTGTTGAATGGTCGGATAAAAGTCCATTTCGTCCGTTCTGCTCAAAACGCTGTCAATTAATTGATTTAGGTGATTGGTCTGACGAATCAAATACGATTTCTACACCGATGAAAAGTGGTGAACTTACGCCTCAAGATGCGGAAAGTTTGATTGAAGATATAGAAGCGATGCTGGCAAAAAACAACGAAAACTTTTTTAAAGAATAA
- a CDS encoding helix-turn-helix domain-containing protein, translating into MQTPEEYEVTLRIRELLKELKKRKGYTKKTISQKLGIGLTTLDDYLNGTSSFRLGTLIKLSEICRIQLSDILEGAGHIAKTYQNEVRSSESKTEEEQVEQGD; encoded by the coding sequence ATGCAGACACCTGAAGAATACGAGGTGACACTTAGGATCCGAGAACTGCTAAAAGAACTCAAAAAGCGTAAAGGCTATACTAAAAAAACCATTAGCCAGAAGCTCGGAATAGGTCTCACCACACTAGACGACTATCTTAACGGAACAAGCTCATTTCGCTTAGGTACCTTAATTAAATTGTCGGAAATTTGTCGGATCCAATTAAGTGATATTTTGGAAGGAGCAGGGCATATTGCTAAAACTTACCAAAATGAAGTGAGAAGTTCAGAGTCAAAGACGGAAGAAGAGCAAGTAGAACAAGGTGACTAG
- a CDS encoding Spy/CpxP family protein refolding chaperone produces the protein MKLLSTLALVTALGVSTFSFTANAGPMGGQLEHSARLLLSDKGQKLLELTEAQQDQLKTIYADYKTAKKALKESGKEAHSTYREEMKALMAAPAFDKVQAQLLLEKGQDKKQAWALLSMETRHKVFHVLNEEQRDKLQALKSRRSHKGHKKAN, from the coding sequence ATGAAATTACTATCTACTTTAGCATTAGTTACAGCACTTGGTGTATCGACTTTTAGCTTCACTGCAAACGCGGGACCTATGGGCGGGCAGCTTGAGCACTCAGCAAGGTTGCTACTATCTGATAAAGGCCAGAAGTTATTAGAGCTAACAGAAGCGCAGCAAGACCAACTAAAGACGATTTATGCGGATTACAAAACTGCAAAAAAAGCGTTAAAAGAAAGCGGGAAAGAAGCACATTCAACTTATCGTGAAGAAATGAAAGCACTTATGGCAGCCCCAGCCTTTGATAAGGTTCAAGCGCAACTTTTACTGGAAAAAGGCCAAGATAAAAAGCAAGCGTGGGCGCTACTTTCAATGGAAACTCGTCACAAAGTATTCCATGTATTGAATGAAGAGCAGCGCGATAAGCTCCAAGCACTTAAGTCACGTCGTAGCCACAAAGGCCATAAAAAAGCAAATTAA